The sequence GGCTCGCGCGGGCCGGTGGCGGTCTCGTCCGCCTCCGGGAGGCGGAGCTCCTTCGGGACGTCCAGGTCGTAGAGCCGCGCCGCGTTGAGGCCGAGCACCTTCTTCTTCTGCTCGATGGTCAGCGGGCCGTACTCGGTCATATCCGCCGGGATCTGGAAATCGACGTACCGCTCGACCAGCCACCTCGGCGTCCACAGGGCGTAGTCGCTGGAGAACAGGATCCGGTCCTCGCCGACCCAGTAGTTCAGCTCGCCGATGATCTGCGCGAAGTACCGCGGCCGGGTGTGGATGAACGGCATCGCGACGGCCAGGCCGGCGTACACGTTCGGCTCCTGGGTGGCGATCCAGCAGAAGTCCTCGAGCCGCGGCAGCCCGCAGTGCTCGACGATGAAGTTGAGGTCGGTGAAGTCGGTGGCGACGTGGTCGATGTCGGCGACGTCGAACGCGTCCCGGTCCAGCGGCCGGATCGTCGGACCCTTGTGGACGTGGATGTTCGTGATGCCGAGCTCCTGGCAGAGCTCGAAGTACCGGTAGGCCCACGGGTCGGTCAGCTTGTAGCCGCGGGACTCGCCCTGCCACTCGGCCGTGTACAGCTTCACGCCCTTGAGCCCGAAGCGGGCCGCGTCCTCGCGCAGTTGCTTGAGGCCGGTCTCCCCGAACCGCGGGTCGAAGCAGTGGTTGTACGTGAGCTTGCCCGGGTTGGCCTGGGTCAGCGCGAACGCCTCTTCGGTCTGCCCGAAGCCGTTGTTGTAGAACTCGCCGAGGAGCGCGGGCTGGAAGATCGCGTGGTCGGCGTACCCGATCTCGAAGACGTCGTGCATGAGCCGCTCGCCGCCCTGGTAGAGGTACTCCTCGTAGGGCCAGACCTCGGACTCCGGGGACAGGTTGCGGTGGTAGTCGTAGAAGCAGTCGATGAACTGCTTGCCGTGGATGTTGCGCTGGTTCTCCGCTCGCGCGTCCCAGAGCGCGATGTGCGCGTCGACGATGTAGTAGTTCTCGCCGTCCTTGCTGTACATGTCAGCCCTCCGAGCGGGTCGTGTGTCAGCGGTCACGCTCTTGACCGACGACGCTATGAACGGCGTACCGGACCTTCAAGGCGCCTG comes from Cryptosporangium phraense and encodes:
- a CDS encoding amidohydrolase family protein, with protein sequence MYSKDGENYYIVDAHIALWDARAENQRNIHGKQFIDCFYDYHRNLSPESEVWPYEEYLYQGGERLMHDVFEIGYADHAIFQPALLGEFYNNGFGQTEEAFALTQANPGKLTYNHCFDPRFGETGLKQLREDAARFGLKGVKLYTAEWQGESRGYKLTDPWAYRYFELCQELGITNIHVHKGPTIRPLDRDAFDVADIDHVATDFTDLNFIVEHCGLPRLEDFCWIATQEPNVYAGLAVAMPFIHTRPRYFAQIIGELNYWVGEDRILFSSDYALWTPRWLVERYVDFQIPADMTEYGPLTIEQKKKVLGLNAARLYDLDVPKELRLPEADETATGPREPGAADLAGAAS